From one Lycium ferocissimum isolate CSIRO_LF1 chromosome 7, AGI_CSIRO_Lferr_CH_V1, whole genome shotgun sequence genomic stretch:
- the LOC132064066 gene encoding beta-carotene hydroxylase 2, chloroplastic, with amino-acid sequence MAAARISFTSTSRTIYFRHSPFLGPKPTSISPISPFSPNLGAILKSKRKPSFTVCFVLEDEKLKPQFESGAEEIEKKIEEQISATHLAEKLARKKSERFTYLVAAVMSSFGITSMAVMAVYYRFYWQMEGGQVPLSEMFGTFALSVGAAVGMEFWARWAHRALWHASLWHMHESHHKPREGPFELNDVFAIINAIPAIALLNYGFFHKGLIPGLCFGAGLGITVFGMAYMFVHDGLVHKRFPVGPVADVPYFRKVAAAHSLHHSEKFRGVPYGLFLGPKELEDVGGLEELEKEVNRRIKLSKGS; translated from the exons ATGGCAGCCGCCAGAATTTCCTTCACTTCAACCTCAAGAACCATTTATTTCCGCCATAGCCCATTTCTTGGCCCAAAACCCACCTCAATCTCACCAATCTCTCCATTTTCTCCTAATTTGGGCGCAATTCTGAAGTCTAAAAGAAAACCCAGTTTCACTGTTTGCTTCGTCCTTGAAGATGAAAAGTTGAAACCCCAATTTGAAAGTGGGGCTGAAGAGATtgagaagaagattgaagagcAGATCTCAGCGACGCATTTGGCGGAGAAATTGGCGAGGAAGAAATCGGAGAGGTTTACTTATCTTGTGGCTGCGGTTATGTCTAGTTTTGGCATTACTTCTATGGCTGTTATGGCAGtttattacagattttattGGCAAATGGAG GGTGGACAAGTTCCTTTATCCGAAATGTTTGGTACATTTGCTCTCTCCGTTGGTGCTGCT GTAGGAATGGAGTTTTGGGCAAGGTGGGCTCATAGAGCGTTGTGGCATGCTTCTCTGTGGCACATGCACGAG TCACACCACAAACCAAGAGAAGGACCTTTCGAGCTAAATGATGTTTTCGCCATAATCAACGCCATTCCAGCAATAGCCCTCCTCAACTATGGTTTCTTCCACAAAGGCCTCATTCCCGGCCTCTGCTTTGGTGCT GGGCTAGGGATCACAGTATTTGGGATGGCATACATGTTCGTTCACGATGGTTTAGTTCACAAGAGATTCCCCGTTGGACCTGTAGCCGATGTGCCTTATTTTAGGAAGGTGGCTGCAGCTCATTCG CTCCATCACTCAGAGAAGTTCAGGGGTGTCCCATATGGCTTGTTCTTAGGACCTAAG GAACTGGAAGACGTAGGAGGACTTGAAGAGTTGGAAAAGGAAGTGAATCGAAGGATAAAACTTTCAAAGGGATCATGA